A stretch of Henckelia pumila isolate YLH828 chromosome 4, ASM3356847v2, whole genome shotgun sequence DNA encodes these proteins:
- the LOC140862772 gene encoding uncharacterized protein, with translation MGEREDDRAKGGAIDGDSGRARKANGRRMKNFEISKEMNLPQDRVISFGPEELRGVVTPHNDALVVTVTIANYDVTRIFFDSGSSVNILFKGTLDEMNIEGCKLELISTPSYGFTDHDILPMGKIDLLMSMGSDPKRVTKMVSFTMIDAPSSYNGILGRPAMKYFKAIASTYHQKLKFPVGIEVGFRHGDQMVARRCYDGVVREKTKRVRMEVNIIRS, from the exons ATGGGAGAAAGAGAAGATGACCGAGCAAAAG GAGGTGCCATAGACGGTGATTCTGGGCGAGCACGTAAAGCAAATGGCAGAAGGATGAAGAACTTTGAGATATCTAAAGAAATGAATTTACCACAAGATCGAGTTATTAGTTTTGGACCCGAGGAACTACGAGGTGTTGTGACTCCGCATAATGATGCCTTGGTGGTGACAGTTACAATTGCGAATTATGATGTAACAAGGATATTTTTTGACAGTGGGAGTTCAGTGAACATATTATTCAAAGGGACGTTGGACGAAATGAATATAGAAGGATGTAAATTAGAGTTGATCTCTACACCATCGTATGGATTCACAGATCATGATATTCTACCAATGGGGAAAATTGATCTCCTGATGTCCATGGGAAGCGATCCTAAGAGGGTAACGAAGATGGTGAGCTTCACGATGATAGATGCTCCCTCATCGTACAATGGAATTTTGGGTCGGCCGGCTATGAAGTACTTTAAAGCCATCGCTTCTACATATCATCAGAAGCTCAAGTTTCCAGTAGGGATAGAAGTTGGGTTCCGGCATGGGGATCAAATGGTGGCACGCCGATGTTATGATGGGGTGGTGAGAGAGAAAACAAAAAGGGTGCGGATGGAGGTTAACATAATTAGAAGTTGA